In one Molothrus ater isolate BHLD 08-10-18 breed brown headed cowbird chromosome 6, BPBGC_Mater_1.1, whole genome shotgun sequence genomic region, the following are encoded:
- the MGAT2 gene encoding alpha-1,6-mannosyl-glycoprotein 2-beta-N-acetylglucosaminyltransferase, whose protein sequence is MRLRVYKRKVLLLALALALCALALWGTGGGGRRRQQQLQQQQQQQRGGPGSTGEPPRVSEPPPPVPRRPAANASAAVAAEVLSENATLSYRSLVYRLNFDQPVRNAGRFPARPDVVLVVQVHDRAEHLRLLLESLRRAPGVENVLLVLSHDLWAEELNRLAARVDFCPVLQVFFPFSIQLYPREFPGHDPRDCPRDVGKAAALRLGCINAEFPDSFGHYREARFAQTKHHWWWKLHFVWERVRALREHAGPVLFLEEDHYLAPDFYHVLKRLWALRQRECPECQLVSLGTYSPVRGGFAGRADKVEMKTWKSTEHNMGMAFGRDTYQKLIECTDAFCTYDDYNWDWTLQHLTVSCLPKFWKVLVPEIPRIFHTGDCGMHHKKSCRPSTQSAKIDSLLNSNQQYLFPEAMSVSKRYSMAPLSPHVKNGGWGDIRDHELCKSYRRLQ, encoded by the coding sequence ATGCGGCTGCGCGTCTACAAGCgcaaggtgctgctgctggcgctgGCGCTGGCGCTCTGCGCCTTGGCGCTCTGGGgcaccggcggcggcgggcggcggcggcagcagcagctgcagcagcagcagcagcagcaacgGGGCGGTCCCGGTAGCACCGGGGAGCCGCCGCGGGTCAGCGAGCCCCCGCCGCCGGTaccgcgccgccccgccgccaACGCGTCGGCCGCCGTGGCGGCGGAGGTGCTGTCCGAGAACGCGACGCTGAGTTACCGCTCGCTCGTGTACCGCCTGAACTTCGACCAGCCGGTGCGGAACGCCGGGCGCTTCCCGGCGCGGCCCGACGTGGTGCTCGTGGTGCAGGTGCACGACCGCGCCGAGCACCTGCGGCTGCTGCTCGAGTCGCTGCGGCGGGCGCCGGGCGTGGAGAAcgtgctgctggtgctgagccaCGACCTGTGGGCCGAGGAGCTGAACCGGCTGGCGGCCCGCGTGGACTTCTGCCCGGTGCTGCAGGTGTTCTTCCCGTTCAGCATCCAGCTGTACCCGCGCGAGTTCCCGGGCCACGACCCCCGCGACTGCCCCCGCGACGTGGGCAAGGCGGCGGCGCTGCGGCTGGGCTGCATCAACGCCGAGTTCCCGGACTCGTTCGGGCACTACCGCGAGGCGCGCTTCGCGCAGACCAAGCACCACTGGTGGTGGAAGCTGCACTTCGTGTGGGAGCGCGTGCGGGCGCTGCGGGAGCACGCGGGGCCCGTGCTCTTCCTGGAGGAGGATCATTACCTGGCCCCCGACTTCTACCACGTCCTCAAGCGGCTCTGGGCGCTGCGCCAGCGGGAGTGCCCCGAGTGCCAGCTCGTGTCTCTGGGCACCTACAGCCCCGTGCGGGGCGGCTTCGCCGGCCGCGCCGACAAGGTGGAGATGAAGACGTGGAAGTCCACGGAGCACAACATGGGCATGGCCTTCGGCAGAGACACCTACCAGAAGCTCATCGAGTGCACGGACGCCTTCTGCACCTACGATGACTACAACTGGGACTGGACTCTGCAGCACTTGACTGTCTCTTGTCTTCCAAAGTTCTGGAAAGTGCTGGTTCCCGAAATCCCCAGGATTTTTCACACGGGGGACTGTGGCATGCACCACAAGAAATCCTGCAGACCGTCCACCCAGAGTGCCAAAATCGACTCTCTCTTGAACAGCAACCAACAGTACCTGTTTCCCGAGGCGATGAGTGTCAGTAAAAGGTACTCCATggctcccctgtcccctcacgTCAAGAACGGAGGGTGGGGAGACATCAGGGACCACGAACTCTGTAAGAGCTACCGCAGACTCCAGTGA